Proteins encoded in a region of the Oscillospiraceae bacterium MB24-C1 genome:
- the lysS gene encoding lysine--tRNA ligase, with the protein MHWSEAIANEIITKKPDKEEYVCAAGISPSGSVHIGNFRDIATSYFVCRALQKAGKKAKLLFSWDEFDRFRKVPKNVPEEWSQHIGKPYVDVPDPFGCCGSYAEHFEKEFECSLSRFGIEVDFRYQAVEYRSGRYNESIIHALRHRGEIFDILDSFRTQDAAEGEREAYSPAIVYCPACDKDTTTFTSFSEDCTTGHFTCKCGYEGDYDFVNGSSAKLAWKIDWPMRWKAESVDFEPGGKDHASPTGSYQTSRIISDKIYDYPAPYFTGYEFIGIKGMTGKMSGSSGLNLTPETLLKIYQPEVILWLYSKTEPLKAFDFCFDEEILRQYFEFDKALNDYRAGKGDERLNAIMYNVDVPGHEVKTVPMGQLVQLGSTVDFNLDALETVFEKIGTPYKREEFAERLALAQFWLEQCSPENAYKLRSIRDFAVYNSLSDDEKQEIKLLFEHLSTVDDSLDGLNTFLYSVSRTVFPGGDEKEIKQKQGRFFKNVYRLLLNKEKGPRLYLFLHAIDKVRYLPLLDFSTPASAEELAAAQPQEPEAEAAPKATAEPLKAEIAIDDFAKLDFRVCKVLECVEVPKARNLLKLTLDDGLGGRQIVSSIKGEYKPEELVGRKIIVVANLKPAKFAGQKSQGMLLAATSEESGCKVIFVDDAVPSGTAIG; encoded by the coding sequence ATGCATTGGTCAGAAGCAATTGCCAATGAAATTATTACAAAAAAGCCTGATAAGGAAGAGTATGTCTGTGCCGCGGGCATCAGCCCTTCGGGCTCGGTGCACATTGGCAACTTCCGAGATATTGCCACGAGTTATTTTGTCTGCCGCGCGTTACAAAAAGCTGGTAAAAAGGCAAAGTTGCTTTTCTCGTGGGATGAGTTTGACCGCTTCCGCAAGGTGCCCAAAAACGTACCCGAGGAGTGGAGCCAGCATATCGGTAAGCCCTATGTGGACGTACCCGATCCCTTTGGCTGCTGCGGGAGCTATGCCGAGCACTTTGAAAAAGAGTTCGAATGCTCTTTGTCGCGCTTTGGCATTGAGGTTGATTTCCGTTATCAGGCCGTTGAATATCGTTCAGGGCGCTATAACGAGAGTATAATTCATGCGCTGCGCCACCGCGGCGAGATTTTTGATATTTTAGACAGTTTTCGCACGCAAGATGCGGCGGAGGGTGAGCGAGAGGCCTATAGCCCCGCTATCGTATACTGCCCGGCCTGCGACAAAGATACCACCACCTTCACCTCTTTTTCAGAGGATTGCACGACCGGTCACTTCACCTGCAAGTGTGGATATGAGGGCGATTATGACTTTGTGAACGGTAGCAGCGCCAAGCTAGCTTGGAAGATTGATTGGCCGATGCGATGGAAGGCCGAAAGCGTCGATTTCGAGCCCGGCGGTAAGGATCACGCGTCCCCCACCGGCAGCTATCAGACCAGCCGCATTATTTCAGACAAGATTTACGACTATCCAGCGCCGTATTTTACTGGTTATGAGTTTATCGGCATCAAGGGCATGACCGGCAAGATGTCCGGTTCGTCGGGGCTCAATTTGACGCCTGAAACACTTCTGAAAATTTACCAGCCTGAGGTCATTTTGTGGCTTTATTCCAAGACTGAACCGCTTAAAGCGTTTGATTTTTGTTTTGATGAAGAGATTTTGCGTCAGTACTTTGAGTTTGACAAGGCGCTCAACGATTACCGCGCAGGCAAGGGAGACGAGCGGCTCAATGCCATTATGTACAACGTTGATGTGCCGGGTCATGAGGTTAAAACAGTGCCGATGGGCCAGCTTGTTCAGCTTGGCAGCACGGTGGACTTTAACCTTGACGCACTCGAGACGGTGTTCGAGAAAATTGGCACGCCTTATAAGCGCGAGGAGTTTGCCGAGCGCTTAGCGTTGGCGCAGTTCTGGCTGGAACAGTGTTCGCCTGAAAACGCCTACAAGCTGCGCAGCATCCGTGATTTTGCGGTTTACAATTCGCTTTCTGACGATGAAAAACAGGAAATCAAGCTGTTGTTTGAACATCTCTCGACAGTGGATGACAGCCTGGATGGCTTGAATACGTTCCTCTATTCTGTTTCGCGCACGGTGTTCCCAGGCGGGGACGAGAAGGAGATTAAGCAAAAGCAGGGACGTTTCTTCAAGAATGTTTATCGACTGTTGCTTAACAAGGAAAAGGGGCCGCGGCTTTATCTATTCCTGCATGCCATCGACAAGGTGCGCTATCTGCCACTGCTCGATTTTTCAACCCCTGCCTCCGCCGAGGAGCTGGCCGCAGCGCAGCCACAAGAGCCTGAGGCCGAAGCGGCGCCTAAAGCTACGGCCGAACCTTTGAAGGCCGAGATTGCTATTGATGATTTTGCCAAGCTCGATTTTAGAGTGTGCAAGGTGCTTGAATGCGTAGAGGTGCCCAAGGCGCGCAACCTCTTGAAGCTGACGCTCGACGACGGTTTGGGCGGGCGACAAATTGTGTCCAGCATCAAGGGCGAATATAAGCCGGAGGAGCTGGTCGGCCGCAAAATTATTGTAGTGGCCAACCTCAAGCCGGCCAAATTCGCCGGTCAAAAGAGCCAGGGTATGCTGCTGGCCGCCACCAGTGAGGAAAGCGGCTGTAAGGTCATTTTTGTGGATGATGCGGTTCCCTCTGGTACCGCCATCGGTTAA
- a CDS encoding class II fructose-bisphosphate aldolase gives MLSYQALGLENSKNLLKKAYEGHYAVGAFNFISIEQLNGIFDACVQKRSPVILLGSPKLCRQFEPRMLARMAQAGRERVLEQGLDIPTVLHLDHGLCYEHCVTAIQNGFSSVMIDGSALPFAENVALTRQIVEYAHAYGVTVEGELGVLDTEANAQSYFPQRLYTDPYQAAEFVEKTGVDSLAVSIGTSHGMVKYLPNPDGSYPELRYDILDKIETLMPGFPIVLHGASCLPYKYIEMINRYGGKIGHTAGIPDYQITNATQKAVSMVNIASDGWLAALALTRKVLAENPTAIDGRIYSLQVRPELKELYCHKIDILGSAGKC, from the coding sequence ATGCTGTCATACCAGGCCCTTGGGTTGGAAAATTCTAAAAACCTTCTAAAAAAAGCTTACGAAGGGCATTACGCCGTTGGCGCTTTTAACTTTATTTCTATCGAGCAGCTCAATGGCATTTTCGATGCCTGTGTTCAAAAACGCTCGCCCGTTATTCTGCTGGGTTCGCCCAAGCTGTGCCGCCAGTTTGAGCCGCGCATGCTTGCCAGAATGGCACAGGCCGGACGCGAGCGCGTACTCGAGCAGGGATTAGATATCCCTACCGTTCTGCATTTGGATCACGGCCTTTGCTATGAGCACTGTGTCACCGCTATCCAGAACGGTTTTTCGTCGGTAATGATAGACGGCAGTGCCCTACCCTTTGCCGAAAATGTGGCGCTGACCCGTCAGATTGTGGAATATGCCCATGCCTATGGCGTGACGGTGGAGGGTGAGTTGGGCGTACTCGATACCGAGGCTAACGCGCAAAGCTACTTCCCGCAGCGGCTTTATACCGACCCCTATCAGGCGGCCGAATTTGTTGAAAAAACCGGTGTAGATAGCCTTGCCGTTTCCATTGGCACCTCGCACGGCATGGTCAAATATCTCCCCAACCCCGACGGCAGCTATCCTGAATTACGCTACGATATTTTAGATAAGATCGAAACACTGATGCCCGGTTTCCCCATTGTGCTTCACGGCGCCTCCTGCCTGCCGTACAAATACATCGAAATGATTAATCGCTACGGTGGCAAGATCGGGCATACCGCTGGCATCCCCGATTATCAGATCACCAACGCCACACAGAAGGCGGTAAGTATGGTGAACATCGCTTCCGATGGCTGGTTGGCAGCACTTGCCCTCACGCGAAAGGTGCTGGCTGAAAACCCGACCGCAATAGACGGACGTATCTATTCTTTGCAAGTTCGCCCGGAATTAAAGGAACTATACTGCCATAAAATTGACATACTTGGCAGCGCAGGCAAATGCTGA
- a CDS encoding YfcE family phosphodiesterase: MRILVVSDTHHDFDTLYRLVLREKDRIDLLLHLGDGAQDVDDLRAVWPLLSMRFVRGNCDYTSTAPDTAVVEADGVRLLLTHGHLFNVNYTTERLAAEARRQNATVALFGHTHRQLCRSELGVQVMNPGSLSKPRDGKFGYGVIETVQGQPVCSLHRFE; encoded by the coding sequence ATGAGGATTCTTGTCGTCTCAGACACTCACCACGATTTTGACACGCTCTACCGCCTTGTACTGCGCGAAAAAGACCGTATCGACCTGCTGTTGCACCTTGGTGACGGCGCACAGGATGTTGACGATCTGCGTGCCGTGTGGCCACTGCTGTCGATGCGTTTTGTGCGGGGCAACTGCGACTACACTTCCACCGCGCCAGATACAGCGGTGGTCGAGGCGGACGGCGTGCGCCTGCTTCTGACACATGGTCACCTGTTCAACGTCAATTATACGACCGAACGACTGGCAGCCGAGGCAAGGCGGCAAAACGCCACAGTGGCGCTGTTCGGGCACACCCATCGTCAGCTCTGCCGCAGCGAGCTGGGCGTGCAGGTGATGAACCCCGGTAGCCTTAGCAAACCCCGTGACGGCAAGTTTGGCTATGGCGTGATAGAAACCGTACAAGGTCAGCCGGTCTGTTCACTGCACCGGTTTGAATAA